The Drosophila nasuta strain 15112-1781.00 chromosome 2R, ASM2355853v1, whole genome shotgun sequence genome segment AGATATACCTGACGAAGGCTGCACTCGACCTAACAAAAGCATGTACTGCTTTGAAGGAGGCGAGATTCGAGTTAATGAGCAACTAGTCTTGACATGCATGCACACTTTAATGGCGCGTGAGCACAATCGTCTGGCCACAGGACTGGCTCACATTAATCAACACTGGGATGATGAAACACTTTTCCAGGAAGCGCGTCGTATTAATATTGCCATAGTACAACACATTACATTCAATGAATTTTTGCCTATTCTACTGGGAAAAGAGGTAATGGAGAAGTTTGGTTTGGTATTGCAGAAAGATGGTTATTGGGATGGATATGATTCTAAAGTGAATCCAGGAATTATTGATTCATTTGCTGGTGCGGCATTCCGTTTCGGGCATTCACTATTGCCGACAGCGGTCGAGCGCTGGTCTAAGgcacataaatttattgcttCAAAGCGTCTATCAGATTTAATTCGTCGGCCTTATGATTTGTATCGAGCTGGAGTTCTTGATGAATATTTTATGGGTCTAATGAATCAGGTGGCACAAGCCATGGATGACTCTATTACCCAGGAGGTTACCAATCACCTCTTTAAAAAGGAAGGTGCACGTTTCGGCATGGATTTGGTTTCATTCAATATGCAACGTGGTCGTGAGTTCGGCATTCCTGGGTATATGGAATTCCGTAAGTTCTGTGGATTGCCAACTTCCAATACATGGGATGAAATGTATGGCTCCATGCCAAATGAGACTGTTCTTCGCTATGGCAGCATTTTTGAGTAAGTTCGATTTAAATTAGCGTCTAAGATTTTCTTCTAATTCTAATGCTTTAGAAATCCTGCTGACATCGATTTGTGGTCCGGTGGTGTATCCGAAAAATCATTGCCTGGTTCCATGCTGGGTCCAACCTTTGCCTGTATTATTGCTACTCAAATGAGTTACATTCGTCGTGGCGACCGTTTTTTGGTATGAGTTGCCTAATCAGCCATCATCGTTTACACCCGAACAGCTGCAGGAGATACGCAAAGCTAAACTGTCCCGTTTAATTTGCGATAATACCGATTTGATTGATACAGTGCAGATATATCCTATGGTATTGCCAGACCATGAAATGTAAGtccttttaataataatagtaatacaaatatttgacaaTTGTTTTCATATAGAAATCCTCGTGTACCATGCAAGAGCGGCATTATAGCGTCCATTGATTTAAGCAAGTGGGCGGACTTGGGTAAGCATGGCCTAGACTCATCCCAAtatgtaagtaaaattaaaaaaaaatgttttaaaatcgTTATAACATCacttgttttcgttttcagaATTACATTAATGAAATTCCCGATACAATTTTAAACTTTAGAAAGTAAAGGATGTTTGGATTATTGTTTTCGttgctttttttaatttttacattatCATGCTTTCCTTATTTCTTTACATTGTCCTATTTAATCTTCTTCTAGTCTTGCTATATTCATTTTCACTGTTAATTGACAGTCAGCTCCAACTTCACACTGCCATTCGAAATATAGATTTCCAACATTTCCATgcatttctataatttttgtatatatgtattattttaaaatagcaGAAATACATCATAGGTTAATAAAGGTCAAATTATtcattgtaaattaaatacatgaTGATTATTCcccaattaaataaaatgtgaaaaattatATGTGCTTTAAGTGctagtatttattttctacAGATTGTTAAAACTTCTTTGGTTACATGATCTTCAGCTTCATCAATTTAACAGGATAGATGTGTTTCGCAAAGTGACAGAAGGTTCAGTATTATAATGATTAATATAATCTTTTGGATGCGAATAAAATCGCAAGGTGCGAATTAAACTCGAAAAGCATTTACTCAAGGGCATTGAGGAATGGTGCTATGGATCCAATATCTTCACAATCAGGAATGGCCTTCCCTTTAAACTTTAGGCACGATTCGGCGCAAGTCTGTCCTTGGAAGTAATCaccaaacatttttttacaTTGCGCACAGTTGTTGAGACAAATCTGTATAAAATCAATTCCACTCATTGGATCtgtaacattttaataaaattaaaatttaatcgTAGTAATGGTTTAAAAGGCTTACCGAATCTCTTTCCATAATGTCCAATGGAAGGGTATGTATCCCCTGTCTGCAGCAGGCAAGCAATTGTCATCGCCATACACAGCATCACCAGGATCTTATGTGTGCACATTCTAAtggttattaaataaaaatcaattatacAATTATACTATTGACGTGAAGCCGCGCAAAATTTGCGACTGTTGAGCGTCAAGTTTTATgttgaaataattaaactcTCGTTTGTCTTTTGGTTTTATATACGACCCAAACGAATGTGCAAAAGCTTAATAAAGTCAAGAATTGTGaaacagcggcagcgacaacaactacaagacTGTTTCAAGCCGGTCTCAGTTAGTCTGAGAGTACAtcagataaaataaaaaaaagtatcaaTACAAATAAAGTAGCTCGGTAATTTATTTGGGGTCctgcatataaattatattttgtgcattagaaatatttatagagaGAAAAGATGATCTAATAAACGATTACTGGATTACAAGACAGTAATCAATAtagatataaataatatagaacATAGATATTTagaactttatttaaaaaggtaaatattaagaacttactaaaacaaattatgtCTTTGGTATCAAGAGTAAAATCCCCGCTCCCAAGAACAATAGTTGATATAAAGAAAGTTAATATGTTTTTAGGAAATTTGTATGGAAAGTAACAGTAGGAAGTGTTAAGGAAACGAACTCAGCCGAGTGTAACAGATGTCATGCGCTTAAACtgtaattaatgcaaatttaatacgGCCAAGTGGTTGGTCGTCGGATAGGTCATTGATTAGTGGAGCTGTAACTGCAGCTAAAATTGTAAAACGTAGAATTAACTTGGATGGACAAGTCCAGAGACGCAAAAGCggctataataataatttatgtcCCAATAAAATGCGTGAAATTCTTTTGTCTCAACCGGACATAATATTGGCGTTGCCAGAGACTGGTTCTGGTTCGTCACCAATTCACGCTACAATCTCACTAAGCCTGGTAGTCTTTCGACTAAATTgcctttttgttttgattacaCTCTTCTGAAATCTACTCGTAAACATTTTCAGTCAAAAGTTTTAGTAAtgagtatatttattattcaatttatatgtcgtgggaaaaaataaaattatgataaTGTTATTCCATATAAATTATTCGATTTTTCAAGTAAATTGACAACACGCGCCAACCTCTTGAGTAATGTGAGTGCTAGACGAAATTAAACGTCACTGGGATTTTGTGGGCGTGATACTTGAACAACACCAGCTTATGTCTAATTAATTTGGTGACGTATACAAGCATTACTCAAAACTTACCGGTTGCTTTCGAGAGTTTCGCTGAGTTGTGGGTGTGAGCTTTTGGTATCTCAAATACGTCGACAATGGTTTTGTTTGCCGAGAACTGGTTTGACGGTGAGTGTTGTTAGAGTGCAGAGTTCTTGTTGTATTTATGTCTTGACAGTTGTCAGGGGCTCGCTGAGTTCGTACAAATTAATCACTCTATCtcagcaacaaacaaataattcaatatatttgcaaaaacTTACTTCCGCTCGCAGCAAGAGAAACAGCTACATTTCTTGAGTGGCTTTCACAGCGGTATACTGACTGGATGTTACTTATCCAGTTTaattgcgtttttttttgtgatttttttgcGGGATCAACAAAGAAGCGATTTAAATCAGGAAATGCGCCCCAATAGATAGCTCATAGTGTTTGAGTTTTACTGCAActttttaatgtttacaacttcaaatcaaatataGATTTACTGAGAGGTTTTAATATTCAATGCATTTTGTAAAAAGCCGATAGAACCCAATTTCTTCcaactaattaattaaattattctaCCTGCTACCCagagggtagaagggtattatcactgcaggaaatgtatgtatcagGCAGAATTATATATTCGTGATCTGCCTTAACATTCAACACGATATAGTCGTTCGTCTCTCCGCATAGAACACTGGATCTCatagacagagatagagatataatttgtTTCGACAGATATAATTTGtacttgaaatttttgcaCGCAGACCAATCCTTACCATGCCCACTTCCGACTCGGCAATACTATAAACCGAATTGCAAgtgtaattttgaagctagagccGATTTTCAGT includes the following:
- the LOC132786043 gene encoding eclosion hormone, with the protein product MCTHKILVMLCMAMTIACLLQTGDTYPSIGHYGKRFDPMSGIDFIQICLNNCAQCKKMFGDYFQGQTCAESCLKFKGKAIPDCEDIGSIAPFLNALE